A stretch of Rhizobium sp. TH2 DNA encodes these proteins:
- a CDS encoding mismatch-specific DNA-glycosylase gives MSPQGFEKGAVGNHRHEDHDTTNQAWLDCTPSMIHILEDLLRPNLRLVICGTAAGTRSARIGAYYAGPGNKFWRTIHVIGLTPHLVAPEDWRLLDAFGIGFTDMAKHHFGMDKDLPADCFDAGRLRAAMEEIQPGALAFNGKAAAQAFFDRKSIDYGQHEESIGKTAIWVLPSTSGAASGAWRIGPWQELADAVRATVAS, from the coding sequence ATGAGTCCACAGGGCTTCGAAAAGGGCGCTGTCGGTAATCACCGCCACGAAGACCACGATACGACTAACCAAGCCTGGCTCGATTGCACGCCGTCGATGATACATATCCTCGAAGACCTCCTCCGGCCCAACCTGCGCCTCGTGATTTGCGGAACGGCGGCCGGCACACGATCGGCCCGGATCGGCGCCTATTACGCCGGTCCTGGAAACAAGTTCTGGCGCACGATCCATGTCATCGGCCTCACCCCACATCTCGTCGCCCCGGAGGACTGGCGGTTGCTCGATGCGTTCGGGATCGGCTTCACCGATATGGCGAAGCACCATTTCGGAATGGACAAGGATCTGCCAGCCGACTGCTTCGACGCCGGTCGCCTGCGGGCAGCCATGGAAGAGATCCAGCCTGGCGCTCTCGCCTTCAACGGCAAAGCCGCGGCACAGGCCTTCTTCGACCGGAAGTCGATCGACTATGGACAGCATGAAGAGAGTATCGGGAAGACGGCGATATGGGTTCTGCCGTCCACATCCGGCGCTGCGTCAGGCGCGTGGCGTATCGGTCCATGGCAAGAGCTGGCGGACGCTGTCCGAGCGACAGTCGCGAGCTAA
- the phnF gene encoding phosphonate metabolism transcriptional regulator PhnF translates to MNEHFPIDRRSGISAWKQIADQISRSIMSGEYDETGMVPPETVLAERFGVNRHTVRNAIAALAEDGMLRRVQGRGTLIEKRERLVYPVGRRTRFSDGLGSQAHELEMRLLGAQSVMAPEQVAAALGIPETASVLKLETLSMADGEPISLSSHYFDERRFPEMAIHFERHHSITRALAEQGVEDYVRISTEVTGRLATSEESSRLRLSSTSVVLETLAVNADSSGRPIQFSRTIFAAERITLRLETQGV, encoded by the coding sequence ATGAACGAACATTTTCCCATCGATCGCCGGAGCGGCATCTCCGCCTGGAAACAGATCGCCGACCAGATCAGTCGCTCCATTATGTCAGGTGAATATGACGAGACGGGCATGGTGCCGCCGGAAACGGTTCTGGCCGAGCGTTTCGGCGTCAACCGCCACACGGTGCGCAACGCGATCGCGGCACTGGCCGAGGATGGCATGCTGCGCCGGGTGCAGGGCAGGGGCACGCTGATCGAGAAGCGGGAGAGACTGGTCTATCCGGTCGGCCGGCGGACGCGATTCTCCGATGGACTCGGCAGCCAAGCGCATGAACTGGAGATGCGGTTGCTCGGCGCGCAATCCGTCATGGCGCCCGAACAGGTCGCAGCAGCACTCGGTATTCCGGAGACCGCGTCAGTCCTGAAGCTCGAGACCCTGAGCATGGCCGATGGCGAGCCGATCTCGCTTTCAAGCCATTATTTCGACGAGCGTCGTTTTCCCGAGATGGCGATTCATTTCGAACGACACCATTCGATCACGCGTGCGCTGGCTGAACAGGGTGTCGAGGATTACGTCCGCATCTCGACGGAGGTGACGGGACGTCTCGCGACATCAGAAGAGAGTTCAAGGCTCCGGCTCTCGTCAACCTCGGTCGTCCTCGAAACACTGGCGGTGAATGCTGATTCCTCGGGGAGGCCCATCCAGTTCTCACGCACTATTTTCGCGGCCGAGCGCATCACGCTGAGGCTGGAAACACAGGGTGTTTGA
- the phnG gene encoding phosphonate C-P lyase system protein PhnG, with the protein MPLENSSSGLDGQNDRRRHIMEILAKADDSRLESAWEEWPDKPDVFAVRGPETGLVMIRGRIGGGGAPFNLGEASISRATIRLGTGEIGFGQTLGLTPRKAELAAIFDALGQRPETNDAVSALAADIERGIAEADETRRRETAATRVDFFTMVRGED; encoded by the coding sequence ATGCCTCTGGAAAATTCAAGTTCAGGCCTGGACGGACAGAATGACCGGCGCCGGCACATTATGGAGATTCTGGCAAAGGCGGATGACAGCAGGCTCGAAAGCGCCTGGGAGGAATGGCCTGACAAGCCTGATGTCTTTGCCGTGCGAGGACCCGAGACCGGCCTGGTCATGATCCGCGGCCGCATCGGCGGCGGCGGCGCACCTTTCAATCTCGGTGAAGCCAGCATCAGCCGCGCGACGATCCGGCTCGGCACGGGCGAGATCGGTTTCGGCCAGACGCTCGGCCTGACCCCACGCAAGGCCGAACTCGCCGCGATCTTCGATGCGCTCGGCCAGCGGCCGGAAACAAACGATGCTGTCAGTGCGCTCGCCGCCGATATCGAACGGGGCATCGCCGAGGCAGATGAGACCCGCCGCCGTGAGACCGCCGCGACGCGCGTCGATTTCTTCACCATGGTCAGGGGAGAAGACTGA
- the phnH gene encoding phosphonate C-P lyase system protein PhnH, whose amino-acid sequence MAYRTESYTGGFADPVFEAQSMFKTLMDCMARPGTIATVSAPSAPPSPMSAGAGAIALTLCDHDTPVYLSPALIGAGVQGWLAFQTGSLLTEDRTDAAFAFFEKGAVLPALSTFSTGSQEYPDRSTTIIAELPDLVGGATLTLSGPGIDGEATIAPQGLPPHFESMWRENAALYPRGVDLVLVSGADILCLPRATKIATRGA is encoded by the coding sequence ATGGCCTATCGCACCGAATCCTACACCGGCGGTTTTGCCGACCCGGTCTTCGAAGCGCAGTCGATGTTCAAGACATTGATGGATTGCATGGCCCGGCCCGGCACCATCGCCACCGTCAGCGCGCCATCCGCGCCGCCCTCACCCATGAGTGCCGGCGCAGGCGCCATCGCGCTTACGCTCTGCGACCACGACACGCCGGTCTATCTGTCACCGGCGCTGATCGGCGCGGGCGTGCAAGGCTGGCTGGCATTCCAGACCGGATCGCTGCTGACGGAAGACCGCACCGATGCCGCCTTCGCCTTTTTCGAAAAGGGAGCGGTGCTCCCTGCCTTGTCGACCTTTTCGACGGGTTCGCAGGAATATCCGGATCGCTCGACGACCATTATCGCCGAACTGCCTGATCTCGTCGGTGGCGCAACGCTCACGCTTTCCGGCCCGGGCATCGATGGTGAAGCGACCATCGCGCCGCAGGGCCTGCCGCCGCATTTCGAAAGCATGTGGCGGGAAAATGCCGCGCTCTATCCGCGCGGCGTCGATCTGGTCCTGGTCTCGGGCGCCGACATTCTCTGCCTGCCGCGCGCAACCAAAATCGCAACGAGAGGGGCATGA
- a CDS encoding carbon-phosphorus lyase complex subunit PhnI has protein sequence MYVAVKGGETAIANAHRLLADKRRGDRNLPSVTIEQIVEQFGLAVDRVMAEGSLYDRPLAAIALKQARGDMIEAIFILRAHRTTLPRFGYTKPIDTAEMLVARRVSATYKDLPGGQLLGPTFDYTHRLIDPSLAGDTEPEMPVEREAPEEGVMRVSEILAQEGLIEADGVMPGDHQTGDITRTPLEFPMTRDSRLQALARGDEGFLLALGYSTQRGYARTHPFAGEIRIGEVEVEMDIPELGFSVSLGRIQVTECQMVNQFKGSAKEPPQFTRGYGLVFGQSERKAMAMALCDRALRAKEFDEDVVAPAQDEEFVISHSDNVQATGFVEHLKLPHYVDFQAELDLVRRMRSDYEAARRRKDSDDERKEAAE, from the coding sequence ATGTATGTAGCTGTCAAAGGCGGCGAAACAGCCATTGCCAATGCCCATCGGCTGCTGGCCGACAAACGGCGGGGCGACCGCAACCTGCCCTCGGTCACCATCGAACAGATCGTCGAGCAGTTCGGCCTGGCCGTCGACCGTGTCATGGCCGAAGGCTCGCTCTACGATCGCCCGCTGGCAGCCATCGCGCTGAAGCAGGCGCGCGGCGACATGATCGAGGCGATCTTCATCCTGCGCGCCCATCGCACCACGCTGCCCCGTTTCGGCTATACCAAGCCGATCGATACGGCGGAGATGCTGGTCGCAAGACGTGTGTCAGCGACCTATAAGGACCTACCCGGCGGGCAGCTGCTGGGACCGACCTTCGACTATACCCACCGCCTGATCGATCCGTCCCTTGCCGGCGACACCGAGCCGGAAATGCCGGTCGAGCGGGAAGCGCCCGAAGAAGGCGTGATGCGCGTCTCCGAAATCCTCGCACAGGAAGGCCTGATCGAGGCCGATGGCGTCATGCCCGGCGACCATCAGACCGGCGACATCACGCGTACGCCGCTGGAATTTCCGATGACACGCGATTCACGCCTGCAGGCACTGGCGCGTGGTGACGAAGGTTTCCTGCTGGCGCTCGGCTATTCGACCCAGCGTGGCTATGCCCGGACCCATCCTTTTGCCGGCGAGATCCGCATCGGCGAAGTGGAGGTCGAGATGGATATTCCGGAACTCGGCTTCTCCGTCTCGCTCGGCCGCATCCAGGTAACCGAATGCCAGATGGTCAACCAGTTCAAGGGCTCGGCCAAGGAACCGCCGCAATTCACCCGTGGCTACGGGCTGGTCTTCGGCCAGTCCGAGCGCAAGGCGATGGCCATGGCGCTCTGCGACCGCGCCCTTCGCGCCAAGGAGTTCGACGAGGATGTCGTGGCACCGGCGCAGGACGAGGAATTCGTCATCTCGCATTCCGACAATGTGCAGGCGACGGGTTTCGTCGAACACTTGAAACTGCCGCATTACGTGGATTTCCAGGCCGAACTCGATCTCGTGCGCCGCATGCGTTCAGACTATGAGGCGGCGCGTAGGCGCAAGGACAGTGACGACGAACGCAAGGAGGCCGCGGAATGA
- a CDS encoding alpha-D-ribose 1-methylphosphonate 5-phosphate C-P-lyase PhnJ codes for MTTIASYNFAYLDEQTKRMIRRAILKAIAIPGYQVPFASREMPMPYGWGTGGVQVTAAIIGPDDVLKVIDQGADDTTNAVSIRAFFQKVANVAVTTKTSEATIIQTRHRIPEETLKAGQTLVYQVPIPEPLRFLEPRETETRKMHALEEYGLMHVKLYEDIARNGEIATTYAYPVKIEGRYVMDPSPIPKFDNPKMHRSEALQLFGAGREKRIYAVPPFTEVVSLDFEDYPFTVQSFNKPCALCGAHGVYLDEVVLDDKGKRMFVCSDTDYCEDRRAQGHVGEQAGLEAAE; via the coding sequence ATGACAACCATTGCCAGCTACAACTTCGCCTATCTCGACGAACAGACCAAGCGGATGATCCGCCGCGCCATCCTCAAGGCGATCGCCATTCCCGGCTACCAGGTGCCGTTCGCATCCCGCGAAATGCCGATGCCCTATGGCTGGGGCACCGGCGGCGTGCAGGTGACTGCCGCGATCATCGGGCCGGACGATGTACTCAAGGTCATAGACCAGGGTGCAGACGACACGACCAATGCTGTGTCTATCCGCGCCTTCTTCCAGAAGGTCGCCAACGTCGCGGTAACGACCAAAACGTCTGAGGCGACCATCATCCAGACGCGCCACCGCATCCCCGAGGAAACGCTGAAAGCCGGCCAGACTCTGGTCTACCAGGTGCCGATCCCCGAACCCCTGCGCTTTCTCGAACCACGCGAGACCGAAACCCGCAAAATGCATGCGCTCGAGGAATACGGCCTCATGCATGTGAAGCTCTACGAGGATATCGCCCGCAACGGCGAGATCGCCACGACCTATGCCTATCCGGTGAAGATCGAGGGCCGCTATGTCATGGACCCCTCGCCGATCCCGAAATTCGACAATCCGAAAATGCATCGTTCGGAAGCGCTGCAACTGTTCGGCGCCGGCCGCGAGAAGCGGATCTATGCCGTCCCGCCCTTCACCGAAGTCGTGAGCCTCGATTTCGAGGACTATCCGTTCACGGTGCAGTCTTTCAACAAGCCCTGCGCGCTCTGCGGCGCCCACGGCGTCTACCTTGATGAAGTGGTGCTCGACGACAAGGGCAAGCGGATGTTCGTCTGCTCAGACACCGATTATTGCGAGGATCGCCGGGCGCAGGGCCATGTGGGCGAACAGGCCGGACTGGAGGCCGCCGAATGA
- the phnK gene encoding phosphonate C-P lyase system protein PhnK encodes MTDTPLLKVQGLSKFYGSRIGCMNVSFDLWPGEVLAIVGESGSGKTTLLNCLSTRLQADSGMIQYRMRDDAFRDIARMSEAERRFLMRTDWGFVHQNPADGLRMAVSAGANVGERLMAVGDRHYGNIRATATDWLSRVEIDEDRIDDQPRAFSGGMRQRLQIARNLVTSPRLVFMDEPTGGLDVSVQARLLDLLRGLVQDLGLSVIIVTHDLAVARLISHRMMVMKNGLVIEHGLTDRVLDDPQEPYTQLLVSSILQV; translated from the coding sequence ATGACCGACACACCGCTTCTGAAAGTCCAGGGTCTTTCCAAATTCTACGGCAGCCGCATCGGCTGCATGAATGTCAGTTTCGATCTCTGGCCCGGCGAAGTGCTCGCCATTGTCGGTGAATCCGGCTCTGGCAAGACGACGTTGCTCAATTGTCTTTCGACGCGTTTGCAGGCCGATAGCGGCATGATTCAGTACCGCATGCGCGACGATGCCTTCCGCGACATCGCCCGGATGAGTGAGGCTGAACGCCGCTTCCTGATGCGCACCGATTGGGGCTTCGTGCACCAGAACCCGGCCGATGGCCTCAGGATGGCGGTGTCCGCCGGTGCCAATGTCGGCGAACGGCTGATGGCAGTGGGTGACCGGCATTACGGCAACATCCGCGCCACCGCGACCGACTGGCTCTCCCGCGTCGAGATTGACGAGGATCGCATCGACGATCAGCCGCGCGCCTTTTCGGGCGGCATGCGCCAGCGCCTGCAGATCGCGCGCAACCTGGTGACCTCGCCGCGCCTCGTCTTCATGGACGAGCCCACCGGTGGTCTCGACGTCTCGGTACAGGCGCGCCTGCTCGACCTGCTGCGCGGCCTCGTCCAGGATCTTGGCCTGTCGGTCATCATCGTCACGCATGATCTCGCGGTCGCCCGGCTGATTTCGCATCGCATGATGGTGATGAAGAACGGGCTGGTCATCGAACACGGCCTGACCGACCGCGTGCTCGACGACCCGCAGGAGCCCTATACGCAATTGCTCGTTTCATCGATCCTGCAGGTCTGA
- the phnL gene encoding phosphonate C-P lyase system protein PhnL — translation MSSPLIVTGLQKTFTMHLRGGLKLPVMSNASLNVGAGECVVLGGPSGIGKSSILKMIYGNYAVDRGEILIKHDGEPHDIATASPRQVLEIRRRTLGYVSQFLRTVPRVGALDIVAEPLTARGTPVEDARKAAAILLSRLNLPDALWQLPPATFSGGEQQRVNIARGFITDHPVLLLDEPTASLDAANRAVVVEMIREKKENGVALLGIFHDEDVRSQVADRIVDVGAFSARKQAA, via the coding sequence ATGTCGTCCCCCCTGATTGTCACCGGCCTCCAAAAGACCTTCACCATGCATCTGCGCGGAGGGCTGAAACTGCCCGTCATGTCCAACGCTTCGCTCAATGTCGGCGCGGGCGAATGCGTGGTGCTCGGCGGCCCCTCCGGCATCGGCAAGAGCTCGATTCTCAAGATGATCTACGGCAACTATGCCGTCGATCGCGGCGAGATCCTGATCAAGCATGATGGGGAACCGCACGACATCGCCACGGCCAGCCCGCGCCAGGTGCTGGAAATACGCCGCCGTACATTGGGCTATGTCAGCCAGTTCCTGCGTACCGTGCCGCGCGTCGGCGCGCTTGATATCGTAGCCGAGCCGCTGACCGCCCGCGGCACCCCGGTGGAAGACGCTCGCAAAGCGGCAGCAATCCTGCTGTCGCGGCTCAACCTGCCGGACGCGCTCTGGCAATTGCCGCCCGCGACCTTCTCCGGCGGTGAACAGCAGCGCGTCAACATCGCGCGCGGCTTCATCACCGATCATCCGGTGCTGCTGCTCGATGAACCGACCGCATCGCTCGATGCCGCCAACCGCGCCGTGGTGGTCGAAATGATCCGGGAAAAGAAGGAAAATGGCGTCGCACTGCTCGGCATCTTCCACGACGAAGATGTCCGCAGCCAGGTCGCAGACCGCATTGTCGATGTCGGCGCATTCTCCGCACGAAAGCAGGCAGCATGA
- a CDS encoding DapH/DapD/GlmU-related protein, whose protein sequence is MTKLSETPLVHETANVTNTRLGRYTEIAEHCRISETTIDDYSYVMEYGMIWCTTIGKFANIAANVRINATNHPLWRPTLHHFTYRSGDYWPDAGTDEDFFGWRRDHAITIGHDVWIGHGATILPGVTIGNGAAIGAGAVVTKDVEPYMVVGGVAAKPIRERFSRDVAERYEKLAWWDWDHLRLRAALDDFRNLSAEAFLDRHEDMETAAA, encoded by the coding sequence ATGACCAAGCTCTCGGAAACCCCGCTTGTCCACGAAACCGCCAATGTCACCAATACGAGACTGGGCCGTTACACCGAGATCGCCGAGCATTGCCGGATCTCCGAAACAACCATCGACGATTATTCCTATGTCATGGAATACGGCATGATCTGGTGCACGACGATCGGCAAATTCGCCAATATCGCGGCGAATGTGCGGATCAACGCCACCAATCATCCGCTCTGGCGGCCGACGCTGCACCACTTCACCTATCGCTCCGGCGACTATTGGCCGGATGCCGGCACCGACGAGGACTTCTTCGGCTGGCGGCGCGACCATGCGATCACGATTGGCCATGATGTCTGGATCGGCCACGGCGCGACCATCCTGCCCGGCGTGACGATCGGCAATGGCGCGGCCATCGGCGCCGGCGCCGTGGTGACCAAGGATGTCGAGCCCTACATGGTGGTCGGCGGCGTGGCGGCCAAGCCGATCCGCGAACGCTTCTCGCGCGATGTCGCCGAGCGTTACGAGAAACTGGCTTGGTGGGACTGGGATCATCTCCGGCTGCGGGCGGCGCTGGATGATTTTCGGAATTTGAGCGCCGAGGCGTTTCTCGACCGGCATGAGGATATGGAGACGGCGGCGGCTTAG
- a CDS encoding DUF1902 domain-containing protein, which translates to MIRVLCEWDEEAKVWVATSTDIDGLVVEAETVGAGGAQ; encoded by the coding sequence ATGATACGGGTACTCTGCGAATGGGATGAAGAGGCGAAAGTCTGGGTCGCGACAAGCACCGACATCGACGGGCTTGTGGTCGAGGCCGAGACCGTCGGTGCTGGCGGTGCTCAGTGA
- a CDS encoding AI-2E family transporter: protein MHSSNRGRPYSTVERADIETARRERFALVPSATVARVLLVLVILAGVYFFHGFIVPVLAALVIGFASWPIYRRILNAIGGNRTLGATIALLLVLSFIIIPITIATVYAMKEIKVWVLWAIEANKHGAPVPVWLQGLPFAGEMLSEQWVRYAGHAGGLGELVQVISGSNIGNIYRGVVTFGATAFQALLTLLFMLITLFFVYRNGEGLVLQLDRIGERILPERWERVSRIVPLTISSTVTGMTVIAIGEGIVLGIAYWIAGVPSPVTLGVITGIMALIPGGAPLSFTLVSLYLVASGSHVAGAALFIWGSVELFIVDKTLRPKLVGGPIKLPFLPTFFGLIGGVKTMGFLGLFVGPVLMALLVAIWREWLHTDAVATQVESEREQIAQRAAE from the coding sequence ATGCATTCGAGCAACCGCGGCAGACCCTATTCCACCGTCGAGCGGGCAGACATAGAAACTGCCCGGCGGGAGCGATTTGCGCTCGTGCCCTCGGCGACGGTCGCGCGCGTGCTTCTGGTCCTTGTGATTCTGGCCGGTGTCTATTTCTTCCACGGCTTCATCGTGCCAGTGCTTGCCGCGCTGGTGATCGGTTTCGCCAGTTGGCCGATCTACCGTCGGATTCTCAATGCCATCGGCGGCAATCGCACGCTCGGCGCCACGATCGCGCTGCTGCTGGTTTTGTCCTTCATCATCATCCCGATTACGATCGCCACCGTCTACGCGATGAAGGAAATCAAGGTCTGGGTGCTCTGGGCGATCGAGGCGAACAAGCATGGAGCGCCGGTTCCGGTCTGGCTGCAGGGCTTGCCCTTCGCCGGTGAAATGCTGAGCGAGCAATGGGTGCGATATGCCGGCCATGCCGGCGGCCTCGGCGAACTGGTCCAGGTGATCAGCGGCTCGAATATCGGCAATATCTATCGCGGCGTCGTCACATTCGGCGCCACCGCCTTCCAGGCGCTGCTCACGCTTCTCTTCATGCTGATCACGCTGTTCTTCGTCTATCGCAACGGTGAAGGCCTTGTCCTTCAGCTCGATCGAATCGGTGAACGGATTCTTCCCGAACGCTGGGAGCGCGTGTCGCGGATCGTCCCGCTGACGATCAGCTCAACCGTGACGGGGATGACCGTTATCGCCATCGGCGAGGGCATCGTGCTCGGCATCGCCTATTGGATCGCCGGCGTCCCCTCGCCCGTGACGCTCGGCGTGATCACCGGCATCATGGCGCTCATCCCCGGCGGCGCGCCGCTGAGCTTCACGCTGGTTTCGCTCTATCTCGTCGCGAGCGGCTCCCATGTCGCCGGCGCGGCGCTCTTCATTTGGGGTTCGGTGGAACTCTTCATCGTCGACAAGACGCTCAGGCCGAAGCTCGTCGGCGGGCCGATAAAGCTGCCTTTCCTGCCGACATTCTTCGGCCTGATCGGTGGTGTCAAGACGATGGGTTTTCTCGGCCTCTTCGTCGGCCCGGTGCTGATGGCGCTGCTGGTCGCGATATGGCGTGAATGGCTCCACACCGATGCCGTGGCGACCCAGGTCGAGTCCGAACGCGAGCAGATCGCTCAAAGAGCTGCGGAATAG
- the phnC gene encoding phosphonate ABC transporter ATP-binding protein has protein sequence MFEFRNVTRRFGSKTAVDSVTTDIPAGQMVGIIGRSGAGKSTFLRMINRLADPSAGSIIFDGREVSSLKGAELRRWQRDCAMIFQQFNLVPRLDVLTNVLLGRLNHRSTVTSILNMFTREERIMAIAALERLGIEQSALQAAGTLSGGQQQRVAIARALMQEPKVLLADEPIASLDPLNAKIVMDALRDINEREGITVICNLHTLDTARAYCQRIIGMAAGKVVFDGGPDELTRDAVSAIYGSEGALDESMTSTSINIPAAAIVPVPDNVPKPLVLLGV, from the coding sequence ATGTTTGAATTCAGGAATGTCACGCGACGATTCGGATCGAAGACCGCCGTCGACAGCGTCACAACAGACATCCCAGCGGGCCAGATGGTCGGCATCATCGGTCGCTCCGGTGCCGGGAAATCCACGTTCCTTCGCATGATCAACCGGCTGGCGGACCCGTCGGCCGGTTCCATTATTTTCGATGGCCGTGAAGTGTCGTCCCTGAAGGGCGCCGAACTGCGCCGCTGGCAGCGCGATTGCGCCATGATCTTCCAGCAGTTCAACCTCGTGCCGCGTCTCGATGTGCTGACCAATGTGCTGCTCGGACGGCTGAACCACCGTTCCACGGTCACCAGCATCCTCAACATGTTCACCCGCGAAGAGCGGATCATGGCGATCGCCGCACTCGAGCGGCTCGGCATCGAACAGTCAGCATTGCAAGCCGCCGGCACGCTGTCGGGCGGCCAGCAGCAGCGCGTCGCCATCGCGCGTGCGCTGATGCAGGAGCCGAAAGTGCTGCTCGCCGACGAGCCCATCGCCTCACTCGATCCGCTCAACGCCAAGATCGTCATGGATGCACTGCGCGACATCAACGAACGCGAAGGCATCACGGTCATCTGCAACCTGCACACGCTCGACACCGCGCGCGCCTATTGCCAGCGCATCATCGGCATGGCGGCGGGCAAGGTCGTGTTCGACGGCGGCCCAGATGAACTCACGCGCGACGCCGTATCGGCGATCTACGGCTCCGAGGGCGCGCTTGACGAGTCGATGACCTCCACCAGCATCAATATTCCGGCGGCGGCAATCGTGCCCGTCCCGGACAATGTACCGAAGCCACTGGTTTTGCTGGGCGTCTGA
- the phnD gene encoding phosphonate ABC transporter substrate-binding protein encodes MLKKTLLAATALLALASAAAAEDLKEFRIGILGGENEADRLKSYQCLVDQLPAAIGVEKVSLFPAADYDGVVQGLLGGTLDYAELGASGFAKIYLADAKAVEPILTTVQTDGSMGYYSIMVARKDKGYKTLADIKGKKLGFADPDSTSGYLVPLVTLPEKTGAPVKEYFTETGFGGGHENLVLEVLKGNFDAGTTFGSGVGDFKDGYTSGNLRKMVDKGILNMDDLVELWKSPLIPNGPIVVRSSMNDDMKKKFKDYMVKLPETDAACFSAIQGGDFKSYTEVTVDFYKPIIDARKATIGG; translated from the coding sequence ATGTTGAAGAAGACCCTGCTTGCCGCCACCGCGCTTCTCGCGCTGGCTTCCGCCGCTGCTGCCGAAGACCTCAAGGAATTCCGCATCGGCATTCTCGGCGGCGAAAACGAAGCCGACCGCCTCAAGTCCTACCAGTGCCTCGTCGATCAGCTTCCGGCTGCCATCGGCGTCGAAAAGGTTTCGCTGTTCCCGGCCGCCGATTATGACGGCGTCGTGCAGGGCCTGCTCGGCGGTACGCTCGATTACGCCGAACTCGGCGCTTCCGGCTTTGCCAAGATCTATCTCGCCGATGCCAAGGCTGTCGAGCCGATCCTGACCACCGTCCAGACCGACGGCTCGATGGGCTATTACTCCATCATGGTCGCCCGCAAGGACAAGGGCTATAAGACGCTCGCCGACATCAAGGGCAAGAAGCTCGGCTTTGCCGATCCGGACTCCACCTCGGGCTACCTGGTCCCGCTCGTGACCCTGCCCGAGAAGACCGGCGCGCCAGTGAAGGAATATTTCACTGAAACCGGTTTCGGCGGCGGCCATGAGAACCTTGTTCTCGAAGTCCTGAAGGGCAATTTCGATGCTGGCACGACCTTCGGTTCGGGCGTCGGCGACTTCAAGGACGGCTACACCTCCGGCAACCTCCGCAAGATGGTCGACAAGGGGATCCTCAACATGGATGACCTGGTCGAACTCTGGAAGTCGCCGCTGATCCCGAACGGCCCGATCGTCGTCCGCTCCTCGATGAATGACGACATGAAGAAGAAGTTCAAGGACTATATGGTCAAGCTGCCGGAAACCGATGCCGCTTGCTTCTCCGCCATCCAGGGCGGCGATTTCAAGAGCTACACCGAAGTGACGGTCGATTTCTACAAGCCGATCATCGACGCCCGCAAGGCAACCATCGGCGGCTGA